In one window of Toxotes jaculatrix isolate fToxJac2 chromosome 10, fToxJac2.pri, whole genome shotgun sequence DNA:
- the si:ch1073-44g3.1 gene encoding UPF0461 protein C5orf24 homolog: MMHQVTSSSSDYCMSGLAEDCHPASHFDLCSTQSNKFYPSPTNPSLQLSLAGLAPLPQGMHKTMACQMQDTQNDFQTQTVRIRGNEIAGPDGSKKKKGIVKSGRRGRPSGTTKSAGYRTSTGRPLGTTRAAGFKTSPGRPLGTTKAAGYKVSPGRPPGSIKSLARLKKLEAGCDSAKKLDFSNCSVPKKLDFTACDVPPFPYTMMEKRDLCQPSSKVDETSE; the protein is encoded by the coding sequence ATGATGCATCAagtgaccagcagcagcagtgactaTTGTATGAGTGGACTGGCAGAGGACTGTCATCCAGCCAGCCACTTTGACTTATGTAGCACACAATCCAACAAATTCTACCCCTCTCCGACAAACCCAAGTTTGCAGCTGTCTCTTGCGGGTCTAGCCCCTTTGCCACAGGGCATGCACAAAACGATGGCATGCCAAATGCAAGACACACAGAACGACTTCCAAACTCAGACAGTGAGAATCAGGGGCAATGAGATTGCAGGGCCTGATGGctcgaagaagaagaagggcaTAGTGAAGTCAGGGCGGAGAGGGAGACCGTCGGGGACCACAAAGTCTGCCGGTTACCGTACAAGTACTGGACGTCCACTTGGAACAACTAGGGCGGCTGGGTTCAAAACCAGTCCTGGAAGGCCCCTTGGCACCACCAAAGCAGCAGGATATAAGGTCAGCCCCGGCAGGCCCCCCGGCAGCATCAAGAGTCTAGCCCGGCTCAAGAAGCTGGAGGCTGGTTGTGACAGCGCAAAGAAACTTGACTTTAGTAACTGCAGTGTTCCCAAGAAACTGGACTTCACTGCCTGTGATGTTCCACCTTTTCCATACAccatgatggagaaaagagacCTCTGTCAGCCCAGTAGCAAAGTGGATGAAACCAGCGAATAG